GCGAAGATCAGAAGCGCGATGACGAAGAGCGTCAAGCCGCTGACCACCATCACCCCACCTCCCATCCGGTCGTTTCCTCCCTCGGACCATGCCACGCCCGCACCGCTCCGGCCAGAGCTTCAGCGGCCGGAGCGTCAGCCCAGCAGGGCGCCGATCGGCTTCAGCGGCTCGTGCGCGTCAAACAGGATCTTCAGGATGGCCAGGATCGGCACCGCCAGCAGCGCGCCGGGGATGCCCCACATCCAGCCCCAGAACAGGATGGACACGAACACCCCGATGGGATTCAGCGCCAGCCGCCGCCCGACGATCATCGGGGTCAGGAAGTTGCCCTCGACCATCGTCAGCGCCACGAAGGTCAGCGGCGGCCCGAAGATGTGCAACCCCCCGTCGAAGGTCAGCGCCGACACCAGGAACAGCACCGCCGTCATCACCGCCGGCCCGATGAAGGGGACGTAGTTGATCAGCCCGGCGAGCGTTCCCCACAGCGCCGCGTTGGGCACCCCCCACAGCCACATCGCCAGCGCCGTCGCGAGGCCGAGCCCGATGTTGATGACCGTGATGGTCGCCAGATAGGCGGCGATGTTCTGCTGCACCGTGGCGGCGACCATGGCGTAATGCACGCGGTCGTCGACGTCGCGCATCGTGCCGATCAGCGCCTCCAGGCTCTGCCGCCCGCGGGCCAGGAAGAAATAGAGCAGCACCTGGAGGATCACCACGTTGGCGATCACCGCCTCCGCCTGATGCAGCACCTGCTCGGCCAGCGACGGGCCGCGCACCACCACCTCCCGCGCGGCACCGTTGCGGTCGGAGGCCATCTGCTCGATCTGGCGGGAGGCCTCGCGGGCACGGTCGATCCCCTCGCGGATGTCGCCCAGCTTGAACTCCAGCTCATGGACCACGCGGGGCATCCGGTTGACCCACTCGGTGGCCGGGGTCGCCAGCGCGTAGATGGTCCCAAGCCCGGCGCCGAACACCGTGATCACCACCACCGCCGCGCCCAGCGCCTCCGGCAGGCCGAGCCGGTAGAGGCCGCGCACGCAGGGCCGCAGCAGGAGGCTGAGGATCAGCGCCAGCATGATCGGCAGCAGCACGTCGCGCCCGAAATACAGCGTGAACAGCAGCGCGATGACGAACAGCCCCACCACCGCCACCCGCACCGGGTCGCGGGGGTTCCGGGCCGGGGGCAGGGGCTCGGTCACCGGCTCCGGCGGCGTGGTCAGGGGCGGATCGATCGTGCGGTCGCTCATCGGGGGCAGGCACTCCGGGATAGGCGGGCCGGGGGGCGCTTGACGGCGCCGGACCCCCGCCCGATTTAGGGGTATTCCAGGACCGCGCCCACGCGGCCCCGCTTCGCGATGACCGGAGTTCCACGAGATGCGCAGCCCGTTCCCTTCGATAAACATCCGCCGCGGCCTGATGGTCCTGGCGCTATCCGTGCTGCCACCGATGGCCGCGTCCACCGCTGCTTTGGCCGAGGACCTCGTCGTCGGGCGCTTCTCCAACGACTGGACCGGCAACGGGCTTCAGGTGCAGGCGATCGAGGACCCGAAGGTGAAGGGCATCACCTGCCATCTGGTGGATTTCGACCGCAGCGTGCTCGACCGGCTGACCAAGGGGAACTGGTTCGAGGACCCGTCCAACGCCTCCATCTCCTGCCGGCGCACCGGGCCGCTGGTGATCGGCGACATCGAGCTGTCGCAGAAGGGCGAGGAGGTCTTCTCCGAGCGCAAGAGCCTCGTCTTCAAGTCCATCGCCATCCGACGCATCTACGATCGGGTGAACGACACGCTCATCTACGTCGTCTACAGCCGGCAGGTGAAGGACGCCTCGGCGAAGATGGCCATCTCCAGCGTGCCGCTGATCGACACGAACCCCCAGTGGGAAAAGGGTAAGCCTGCCGTGAAATGATCGGATGGCTTGCATTCGGGCGGGTGCGGCGCCATCATCAGGCTTGGGAGGCAGGGGAGTCGACCCCCCGCCTCCCGGCCCGATCACTGCCGGTTCAGAAGATCAAGGATCGCCTTGACGATCTGGAGCAGCAGGATCAGGAGACCGAGGATTTCCTTCATCCTCCGAGCCTCGTTGAGCGGCGGGGTGGTGGCGCTCCACCACCCGTCTGCGCCTCCGCCTCGCACGGGGCGCGGGATGGACGCAACGGAAAATCCACACATGCGTGTGCGGCGGATTGGCCGCCGGGATTGACCACCGGTCCGGTGGCGACTCGTCAGGTCTTGCCGCGGCGGGACCGCCATTTGCGCCACAGCAGATAAAAGCCGGGCGCCAGCGTCACGATCAGGATGATGCGCACCATGTGGTGGGTGGCGACCAGCGCCACGTCGATGTTCAACGCCAGCGCGACCAGCGTCATCTCCGCCAGCCCGCCCGGCGCGAAGGCGAGGATCAGCGCGGCGAGGCCCAGCCCCGTGGCCTCGTCCACCATCCAGGCCGCCGCCGTGGTGACCAGCAGCATCAGCCCGGTGAGGCCCAGCGCGGTCAGCCCGTCGCGCCCGATGCGACGGATGTTCAGCCCGGTGAAGCGGCAGCCCAGAGACGCCCCGATCACCACCTGGGCGGCGGCGACCAGCACGCCCGGCGGCTTGCCCTCGGTCAGGCCGGCGAGGTGGATCGCGGCGGACAGCAGCATCGGCCCGACGATCTGGGCGGCGGGGATGCGCAGCAGCTTCGCCAGGGGATAGCCCAGGGCGCAGGCGGACAGCAGCGCCACGTCCAGCGGGGCGTGCGAAAGCAGGGGCGGGCCGAGCGCGCCGCGCCGCGCCGGGTCGTAGAGGCCCAGCGCCTGGAAGGCGAAGGGGATGACCAGCACCACCAGCATCACCCGCAGCGCGTGGGACAGCGCCATGGTCCGGCTGTCGCCGCCCATCTGGGTGCCGACCATCACCATCTCGTTCAGCCCGCCGGGGGTGGCGGTGAAGAAGGCGGTCGGCGGGTCCAGCCGGCCCGCGCGGCGCAGATACTGCACCCCCAGCGTGGTCGCCAGCACGAGATAGACGGTCAGCGCGCCCAGCGACAGGCTCCATTCGCCGAGCCGCCCCAGGATGTCCGGGGTGAAGCCGCTGCCCAGCATCACGCCGAGGATCATGATCATGGCGTTGCGCAGCGGCTTCGGCACATGCAGCGCGACACCGGCCATGGCGGCGACCGTGGTGGCGGTCATGGCGCCGATCATCCAGGCCAGCGGCAGATGGAAATAGCTGAACAGCGCGCCCCCGGCCGTCCCCAGCGCGAGGGCGAGCGCGAAGGGCCGAAACCCCGGTCCGATGGTCATGCCGTGTATTGAGTTCGGTTCAAGGAACGATCCGCCCCAGCCGGACGGCGGTCTGCCCGGACTTGGGGCGCCGCGCCGGCATGATCAGCACGCAGTCGTCGTAGGGCGTCACGATCGGGCGGTCGCCGTCGCGGCCCAGGACCGTTCCGGCGCGGGGAATGATCTCCATGCCCACATAAGGCTCGTCGAAGAAGAACTCGTCGGTCTCCGCGGTCACCGCCTCGGTCACTTCGACGGTGCGCAGCGGATCGGCGTGGCGGCGGATGTGGCGGTCGGCCAGCGACGGGTCGATCATCTCCTGGGCGAGCAGGAAACGCATGGCGCTTTCCAGGGCGACCAGCGCCGTCTCATTCCGCCAGTGCTGGCCGCATTCGACCAGGATGGCGGTGCGCCGCCCCTCCGCCTCGGCGAAGTCCGCGTAGTCGATCACCCGCCGCCCCGCCGCGTGCCCCTCGTCCGCGACGATCCAGGCCGGGTAACCGAGCCGGCGGGCCAGCGCGCGGGCGCGGTCGGTCCGTCCGCACAGAGTCAGGGGCGGGGTGTCCGCCGTCATGGAATGCAGGTCGAGAATCACGTCCGCCGCGTCGAACACGGGGCGGAGCTGCCGGGCGCGGCGCAGTTCCACGCTGTCGCGCGGGCCGTCCAGCACGTCCGGCGACCAGACGCGGTTCATGTCCTCGTCGACGAAGCGGGAGGCGTAGGGCCGCTCGGCGTCGAAGCCGTGATAGGCGGCGGTGTTGGCGAAGACCAGCGTCAGCCGCCCGCGGGTGGGGCGGACGCCCATCCGGAAAAGCCGGTCCATCGCCACCGCCCCGCCGATCTCGTTGCCGTGGATCAGCGCGACAATCACGGCGTGCGGGCCGGAGCGCCCGGACTCCAGCGTCGTGACATGGTCGATGCCGGTGTTGCCACGGCGGTAGGGGCCGATGTCCGGCGGCGTCAATTCGATCGGTGGCAGGGATTCGGTCAAGCGGATCTCGCCTTTGCGGGTCTGGCCGGTGCCGGGCGCTTTCGCCGAACGGTCAGTATGGCGGAGAGTCCGGCGGTGCGCCAGCCCCGCCATTTCCCCGCTTCATCGTGTCCTTTGCCTTACCGGTGTATGACGGTTTTTGGTCGACGGGCACCCGGCCATCGTCTATACCCGAATCCATCCGCCGCAGCGTCCTGCTATGCCTTCCGGGCAGGTGCCGCGGTTGGTCGGCGCAGTTGGTACACCGGGGTCAGCCATGAGTTTCGTGATCGAGGACGTGCTCGTCCGCAACGATCCGATCGTCCCGCGCCTGCCGGTGTTCTTCGATTCACCGCACAGCGGCACCGTCTACCCGCGCGACTTCGCCTTCGTCTGCCCGCTGTCGACCCTGCGGCAGGCCGAGGACACCCATGTGGACGAGCTGTTCGCCCACGCGCCGGAGCATGGCGCCACTCTGCTCTGCGCCCTCTTCCCGCGCACCTACATCGACGCGAACCGGGCCATCGACGACATCGACCCGGCGCTTCTCGACGGGCGCTGGCCCGAACCGCTGCGGCCGACGGAGAAGAGCGCCGCCGGGATGGGGCTGATCCGCACGCTGTGCCGTCCGGGGATGCCGCTCTACGACGGGCGGCTGTCGGTCGCCGAGGTGGCGGAGCGCATCGACCGCTACTACCGGCCCTATCATTTCCAGGTCGCCAGCGTGATCGACGATCTGGCTGCCCGGTTCGGCGCCGTCTGGCACATCGACTGCCATTCGATGCCCTCCGCGGTCGGGCCGGGAGCGGCGCACAAGCTGGGCATGGATTTCGTGCTGGGCGACCGCGACGGCACCACCTGCGAGCCGGGCTTCACCGCCCTGGTCGAAGAGGTGCTGACCGGGCTCGGCTACAAGGTCACGCGGAACCATCCCTTCAAGGGGGTCGAGCTGGTGTCCCGCCATTCCAACCCGGCGCGGGGCCGCCATTCCCTTCAGCTCGAAATCAACCGCCGCCTCTACATGAACGAGGAGACGCTGGAGCGCAACGAGGGCTTCGCCCGGCTCCAGGCCGACCTGACCACGCTGACCCGCCGCATCTGCGCCCACGCGCAGGCCGGCACCGTGCGCCGTGCCGCCGAGTAACCGACGGTCGGCGCGGGTTACGGCGAGAACTGCTCCTTCAGAATCCGCTCCTCGAAATTCAGCTCCGGATCGAACAGCAGGGTCAGCGCGACGTCGCGCGCCTCCTCCACGTCGACACGGATGACCTCGCGCACTTCGGTCGAATCGGCCACGGCGCTGACCGGGCGCTTGACCTCCTCCAGGATGTCCACGGTGATCTTGGAGCTGTGGGGCAGCAGCGCGCCACGCCAGCGCCGCGGCCGGAAGGAGCTGATGGGGGTCAGCGCCAGCACCCCGGCCCCCAGCGGGATGATCGGGCCGTGGGCCGACAGGTTGTAGGCGGTGCTGCCGGCGGGGGTGGCGACCAGCACGCCGTCGCAGATCAGTTCCGGCAGCCGGACGACTCCGTCCACGGTGATGCGCAGCTTCGAAGCCTGCCGCGTCTCGCGCAGCATCGACACCTCGTTGATGCCCAGCGCCTCCACCTGCTCGCCGTTGCAGCGGGTGGCCCTCATGCGCAGGGGGTGCAGCTTGACGCTCTGGGCGCTGGCCAGCCGCTCGGCCAGCTCGTCCTCGCGGAAGACGTTCAGCAGGAAGCCGACCGATCCCCGGTTCATGCCATAGACCGGCGGCGGGTTCTGCCCGTCGCGCTTCAGCGCGCGGTGCAGCGTCTCCAGCAGGAAACCGTCGCCGCCCAGCGCCACCACGACGTCGGCGTCCTCCAGCGGCGCGTTGCCGTAGCGGTGGACCAGCCGGGTGCGCGCCCGCATCGCCTCTTCCGTGTTCGCCGCGCAGAAGGCGATGCGGAGGTCGGCGGGCTTGCGGGCCGAGGAATCGGGCGCCAGCGGGTCCAGGGTCGGATCGGCGGGCAGCTTGGCGGCGGTTTCGGTCATGTCACGGGGACCATAGCGCAGAGTGCCCGGTTGCAGAAGGCCGCTTCGGTCGACGGGTGGGGCGGTTGCACTTCATGTTCCCTCTCCCCTCCGGGGAGAGGGGCAGGGTGAGGGGGATGAGCTTTTGCCGAACGCACCACCACGTGCAACCCCCTCACCCTCCCCACGCCTGCGGCGTGGGTTTCCTCCCTCTCCCCAGAGGGGCGAGGGCGTTCGGCGGAATGGGAATCATCCGCCGGTCACGCTCATGTGGCGGGGCACCGCCGGGCCTTGGTGGCGGCGGTCGATGATGAAGTCGTGGCCCTTGGGCTTGCGGGCGATGGCGTCGCGCACCGCCTGGACCAGCAGCCCGTCGTCGTCGCTGAGGCGCAGCGGGGTGCGCAGGTCGGCGGCGTCCTCCTGGCCCAGGCACATGTAGAGGGTGCCGGTGCAGGTCAGCCGCACGCGGTTGCAGCTTTCGCAGAAATTGTGGGTCAGCGGCGTGATGAAGCCGATGCGCCCGCCGGTTTCGGCCACCCGCACATAGCGGGCCGGGCCGCCGGTGCGGTAGTCGATCTCGTCCAGCGTCCAGCGCTTGGCCAGCTCCGCCCGGACGAGGCTGAGCGGCAGATACTGGTCGAGCCGCGCCTCGTCGCCGATCTCGCCCATCGGCATGACCTCGATGAAGGTCAGGTCGAAGCCCTGCTCGCCGCACCAGCCGACCAGCCGGTGGAACTCGTCGTCGTTCACGCCCTTCAGCGCGACCGTGTTGATCTTGACCTGGAGCCCCGCCTCCTTGGCGGCCTGGAGCCCGCCCAGCACCTTGTCCAGCCGGCCCCAGCGGGTGATCGCCTGGAACTTGTGGGGGTCGAGCGTGTCCAGCGACACGTTGATCCGGCGCACCCCGGCCTCCACCAGATCGCCGGCGTACTTGAACAGCATGGTGCCGTTGGTGGTCAGGGTCAGCTCGTCCAGGTCGCCGGCCTTCACGTGGCGGCCCAGGCTGTGGATCAGCTCGTGGATGCCCTTGCGGACCAGCGGCTCGCCGCCGGTCAGGCGCAGCTTGCGGGTGCCCAGCTTGACGAAGGCGGAACAGACGCGGTCGATCTCCTCCAGCGTCAGCACCTCCGCCTTGGGCAGGAAGCTCATGTCCTCCGCCATGCAGTAGACGCAGCGGAGGTCGCAGCGGTCGGTGACGGACACGCGCAGATAGCTGACGGTCCGCCCGAAGGGGTCGACGAGCGGGGCGGCGGCGGTCGGCGGAACGGTCGTCATCGTCAGGCTTCTCCCCAAGGGGGTCCGTATCGTGCAGTCCGGGCGGCGATTATGACGCCGAACCCGATCCTGATATATAGGTCCGAGTTGCGGATTTTTCGCCACCTGGAATTTCAGGCGCAGGAGACCACGGGGCGGGACGCCGGGACTTGACGGGGATCAAGTCCCGGCGCCGCGGTGGGGCCGCTGGCCGCGCTCAGTGGATGCTGCCGCCGTCCGGCCCGCCATCCTTGCCGTTGCCGTTGCCGTTCGGGGTGTTCTGGGCCAGCTCCCGCTCGCGCAGATAGTCCTCGGTCGTGCGCGGCGCGCGCGGGGCGCCCAGCGCGAAGGGCGAGTCGCCCCGCTCGAACTGGTCCACGACGCGGCAGTCGCCGCACATGCGCATGCGGTCGGCGGCCTCCGGCGTGGCGAACATGGCGTGCCGCCCGGCCAGCACCGCCACGATCTTGTCGATCGAGGACTTGGTGGCGAAGGGCTTGCCGCACTTGACGCAGCAGAAGGGCTCCTCCTCCTTCAGCACCTTG
The window above is part of the Azospirillum sp. TSH58 genome. Proteins encoded here:
- the moaA gene encoding GTP 3',8-cyclase MoaA; protein product: MTTVPPTAAAPLVDPFGRTVSYLRVSVTDRCDLRCVYCMAEDMSFLPKAEVLTLEEIDRVCSAFVKLGTRKLRLTGGEPLVRKGIHELIHSLGRHVKAGDLDELTLTTNGTMLFKYAGDLVEAGVRRINVSLDTLDPHKFQAITRWGRLDKVLGGLQAAKEAGLQVKINTVALKGVNDDEFHRLVGWCGEQGFDLTFIEVMPMGEIGDEARLDQYLPLSLVRAELAKRWTLDEIDYRTGGPARYVRVAETGGRIGFITPLTHNFCESCNRVRLTCTGTLYMCLGQEDAADLRTPLRLSDDDGLLVQAVRDAIARKPKGHDFIIDRRHQGPAVPRHMSVTGG
- a CDS encoding AbrB family transcriptional regulator; the encoded protein is MTIGPGFRPFALALALGTAGGALFSYFHLPLAWMIGAMTATTVAAMAGVALHVPKPLRNAMIMILGVMLGSGFTPDILGRLGEWSLSLGALTVYLVLATTLGVQYLRRAGRLDPPTAFFTATPGGLNEMVMVGTQMGGDSRTMALSHALRVMLVVLVIPFAFQALGLYDPARRGALGPPLLSHAPLDVALLSACALGYPLAKLLRIPAAQIVGPMLLSAAIHLAGLTEGKPPGVLVAAAQVVIGASLGCRFTGLNIRRIGRDGLTALGLTGLMLLVTTAAAWMVDEATGLGLAALILAFAPGGLAEMTLVALALNIDVALVATHHMVRIILIVTLAPGFYLLWRKWRSRRGKT
- a CDS encoding N-formylglutamate amidohydrolase, with translation MSFVIEDVLVRNDPIVPRLPVFFDSPHSGTVYPRDFAFVCPLSTLRQAEDTHVDELFAHAPEHGATLLCALFPRTYIDANRAIDDIDPALLDGRWPEPLRPTEKSAAGMGLIRTLCRPGMPLYDGRLSVAEVAERIDRYYRPYHFQVASVIDDLAARFGAVWHIDCHSMPSAVGPGAAHKLGMDFVLGDRDGTTCEPGFTALVEEVLTGLGYKVTRNHPFKGVELVSRHSNPARGRHSLQLEINRRLYMNEETLERNEGFARLQADLTTLTRRICAHAQAGTVRRAAE
- a CDS encoding NAD kinase — its product is MTETAAKLPADPTLDPLAPDSSARKPADLRIAFCAANTEEAMRARTRLVHRYGNAPLEDADVVVALGGDGFLLETLHRALKRDGQNPPPVYGMNRGSVGFLLNVFREDELAERLASAQSVKLHPLRMRATRCNGEQVEALGINEVSMLRETRQASKLRITVDGVVRLPELICDGVLVATPAGSTAYNLSAHGPIIPLGAGVLALTPISSFRPRRWRGALLPHSSKITVDILEEVKRPVSAVADSTEVREVIRVDVEEARDVALTLLFDPELNFEERILKEQFSP
- a CDS encoding CreA family protein produces the protein MRSPFPSINIRRGLMVLALSVLPPMAASTAALAEDLVVGRFSNDWTGNGLQVQAIEDPKVKGITCHLVDFDRSVLDRLTKGNWFEDPSNASISCRRTGPLVIGDIELSQKGEEVFSERKSLVFKSIAIRRIYDRVNDTLIYVVYSRQVKDASAKMAISSVPLIDTNPQWEKGKPAVK
- a CDS encoding AI-2E family transporter, with amino-acid sequence MSDRTIDPPLTTPPEPVTEPLPPARNPRDPVRVAVVGLFVIALLFTLYFGRDVLLPIMLALILSLLLRPCVRGLYRLGLPEALGAAVVVITVFGAGLGTIYALATPATEWVNRMPRVVHELEFKLGDIREGIDRAREASRQIEQMASDRNGAAREVVVRGPSLAEQVLHQAEAVIANVVILQVLLYFFLARGRQSLEALIGTMRDVDDRVHYAMVAATVQQNIAAYLATITVINIGLGLATALAMWLWGVPNAALWGTLAGLINYVPFIGPAVMTAVLFLVSALTFDGGLHIFGPPLTFVALTMVEGNFLTPMIVGRRLALNPIGVFVSILFWGWMWGIPGALLAVPILAILKILFDAHEPLKPIGALLG
- a CDS encoding succinylglutamate desuccinylase/aspartoacylase family protein; the encoded protein is MTESLPPIELTPPDIGPYRRGNTGIDHVTTLESGRSGPHAVIVALIHGNEIGGAVAMDRLFRMGVRPTRGRLTLVFANTAAYHGFDAERPYASRFVDEDMNRVWSPDVLDGPRDSVELRRARQLRPVFDAADVILDLHSMTADTPPLTLCGRTDRARALARRLGYPAWIVADEGHAAGRRVIDYADFAEAEGRRTAILVECGQHWRNETALVALESAMRFLLAQEMIDPSLADRHIRRHADPLRTVEVTEAVTAETDEFFFDEPYVGMEIIPRAGTVLGRDGDRPIVTPYDDCVLIMPARRPKSGQTAVRLGRIVP